A single window of Marinobacter sp. LA51 DNA harbors:
- a CDS encoding glutathione S-transferase family protein produces MITVHHLNNSRSQRILWMLEELGVPYEIKRYERDPKTMLAPASLKKVHPLGKSPVITDGDLVVAESGAIIEYLAHTYGKDTMLPEAGGQAWLDYSYWLHYAEGSLMPPLVMRLVFEKVKTSPMPFFIKPVAKGISDKTNEIFIGPMIKTHLDFVEAHLAKNTWFLGDNLSAADIQMSFPLEASVARGIVGKNRPNITAWVGRVHARPAYQTALEKGGEYDFA; encoded by the coding sequence ATGATCACAGTGCACCACCTGAATAATTCCCGCTCACAGCGCATTCTCTGGATGCTCGAAGAGCTGGGCGTGCCCTATGAGATCAAGCGTTACGAGCGTGATCCCAAGACCATGCTGGCACCGGCCAGCCTCAAAAAGGTACACCCGCTGGGTAAATCTCCGGTGATTACTGATGGTGATCTGGTGGTGGCGGAATCAGGCGCCATCATCGAATACCTGGCCCACACCTACGGCAAAGACACCATGCTGCCGGAAGCCGGCGGCCAGGCCTGGCTGGACTACTCCTACTGGCTGCACTACGCCGAAGGCTCCCTGATGCCGCCGCTGGTGATGCGCCTGGTGTTTGAGAAGGTGAAAACCAGCCCGATGCCGTTCTTCATCAAGCCGGTCGCCAAGGGTATCTCTGACAAAACCAACGAGATCTTCATCGGCCCAATGATCAAAACCCACCTGGACTTTGTTGAAGCCCATCTGGCGAAAAACACCTGGTTCCTGGGGGATAACCTGAGCGCGGCGGATATCCAAATGAGCTTCCCGCTGGAAGCCTCGGTGGCGCGGGGAATCGTTGGCAAGAATCGACCAAACATCACCGCTTGGGTGGGGCGCGTACACGCCCGGCCGGCTTACCAGACAGCCCTTGAGAAAGGCGGCGAGTACGACTTCGCCTGA
- a CDS encoding DUF2780 domain-containing protein — MNTILKQFLLVSSIYLFTPTVDAYSLNDSLTKGTAALSSATQVKGEAQQLVGQLQSQLGVSQAQAVGGTGAMLQLAKNQLGANTMSTLSGNATGLSSLLGGSSGLSKNLLSNISSMSGVQSAFSALGMDPAMIQQFLPIVLGFFGEQGVGSTLLGQLQSLWTPAK, encoded by the coding sequence ATGAATACCATCCTCAAGCAATTCCTCCTGGTTTCAAGCATCTATCTATTCACCCCAACCGTTGACGCCTACAGCCTGAACGACAGCCTGACCAAAGGTACTGCAGCACTGTCCTCAGCAACGCAAGTTAAAGGCGAAGCACAGCAACTGGTCGGCCAACTGCAGAGTCAGCTTGGTGTTTCCCAAGCACAAGCCGTCGGCGGTACCGGAGCCATGTTGCAGCTCGCGAAGAATCAGCTTGGCGCTAACACCATGAGCACCCTGAGTGGCAACGCCACCGGTCTGTCCAGCCTCCTGGGAGGCAGCAGCGGCCTGAGTAAAAACCTGCTCTCCAACATTTCCTCCATGAGTGGGGTGCAATCGGCGTTCTCTGCCCTGGGCATGGATCCCGCCATGATTCAGCAGTTCCTGCCGATAGTGCTGGGTTTTTTCGGTGAACAGGGCGTGGGCTCGACCTTGCTTGGGCAGTTGCAGAGTCTTTGGACGCCGGCCAAGTGA
- a CDS encoding MOSC domain-containing protein produces the protein MAEPTPMQILLDTLPQTGRVEWIGIRPARGQAMEMLERVTVSPGTGLEGDRFKGRETSKRQVTLIQQEHLHAIASCLQREAIAPEVFRRNIVISGLNLLALKGKTFRIGDVVLEYTGLCHPCSKMETTLGPGGYNAMRGHGGITTRVVEGGKLALGDSVQACL, from the coding sequence ATGGCTGAACCAACCCCCATGCAAATCCTGCTGGACACCCTGCCACAAACCGGCCGGGTGGAATGGATAGGCATTCGCCCTGCCCGAGGCCAGGCTATGGAAATGCTTGAGCGAGTGACTGTCAGCCCCGGCACAGGCCTGGAGGGGGACCGCTTCAAGGGCCGCGAAACGAGCAAGCGACAAGTAACGCTGATTCAGCAGGAGCACCTGCATGCTATTGCCTCCTGCCTGCAGCGCGAGGCCATCGCGCCGGAGGTGTTCCGGCGCAACATCGTGATTTCCGGCCTGAACCTGCTGGCACTGAAAGGTAAAACCTTCCGCATTGGCGACGTGGTTCTGGAATACACCGGCCTGTGCCATCCCTGCAGCAAGATGGAAACCACGCTCGGGCCAGGCGGCTACAACGCCATGCGCGGGCATGGGGGCATCACCACTCGGGTGGTGGAAGGCGGGAAACTGGCGCTTGGGGATTCAGTGCAGGCCTGCCTTTGA
- a CDS encoding substrate-binding periplasmic protein, with amino-acid sequence MKVITEHSPPGEYLDENGRVTGPTAELVRELMRRAGEPGDIAILPWARGYRMAQKGGNVALFETARTELREDQFTWVGPIKRVATGFFVRQDNDIAIETLDDARKLKGICAYRGSSGGESLLALGFTNLEQPTQPAQCLKMLMHGRVDAWVTSDIGRIPLLADSEYAQDDVVLAYITSIRYLYIAMSLDTEDAKVELWQDTLDKMKLDGTLAQYYRGTYPDDMIQALSQPGQPDFSWLD; translated from the coding sequence ATGAAGGTCATAACAGAGCACTCGCCTCCAGGAGAGTATCTGGATGAGAACGGCCGTGTCACAGGCCCTACTGCCGAGTTGGTCCGAGAACTGATGAGGCGGGCTGGTGAACCCGGAGACATTGCAATCCTTCCCTGGGCGCGGGGTTATCGAATGGCTCAAAAAGGGGGCAATGTCGCCCTGTTTGAAACCGCCCGAACAGAACTTCGGGAAGATCAGTTCACATGGGTCGGTCCGATTAAGCGCGTCGCCACCGGTTTTTTTGTGCGTCAAGATAATGATATTGCGATAGAGACGTTGGACGATGCGCGTAAGCTAAAGGGTATATGTGCCTATCGGGGAAGCTCTGGCGGGGAGTCACTGTTAGCGTTGGGTTTTACCAATCTGGAGCAGCCAACCCAGCCTGCGCAGTGCCTGAAAATGCTCATGCACGGCCGAGTGGACGCCTGGGTGACCAGCGACATAGGGCGGATACCGTTACTTGCCGACTCAGAGTATGCCCAGGATGATGTGGTGCTAGCCTACATCACCTCAATCAGGTACCTGTACATTGCCATGTCACTGGATACCGAGGATGCCAAGGTTGAGCTCTGGCAGGACACCCTCGACAAGATGAAGCTGGATGGAACGCTTGCACAGTACTACAGGGGCACCTACCCCGATGACATGATCCAGGCGCTTAGCCAGCCTGGCCAGCCAGATTTCTCATGGCTGGATTAG
- a CDS encoding VOC family protein — protein sequence MSLSPFHLAIPVYDLAAARTFYGEVFGLEEGRSSDHWVDFNFYGHQLVIHEHPKTASQENAQSNSVDGHDVPVPHFGVVLDWDRWEALAERLKARGTKFVIEPYVRFQGQVGEQATMFLFDPCGNALEFKAFKDMGQLFAKN from the coding sequence ATGAGCCTGTCACCGTTCCACCTGGCAATTCCCGTGTACGACCTGGCTGCTGCCCGGACCTTTTACGGCGAGGTGTTTGGCCTTGAAGAAGGGCGCTCCAGCGACCATTGGGTAGACTTCAACTTTTACGGCCACCAGCTGGTCATCCACGAACACCCGAAAACCGCGTCCCAGGAGAACGCCCAAAGCAACTCCGTGGACGGGCACGACGTACCGGTGCCGCATTTTGGCGTGGTGCTGGACTGGGACAGGTGGGAGGCGCTGGCCGAGCGATTGAAGGCCAGGGGCACAAAGTTCGTGATCGAGCCCTATGTGCGGTTCCAGGGACAGGTGGGCGAACAGGCCACCATGTTCCTGTTCGACCCCTGCGGCAATGCCCTTGAGTTCAAAGCCTTCAAGGACATGGGCCAGTTGTTCGCCAAAAACTAG
- a CDS encoding NUDIX hydrolase, with product MATKRWASTLRPKKLPLRRRLTRASVALIYRQAENGGTELLFIQRARREGDPWSGDMAFPGGRLQPEDATTRSAAERETLEETGVDLIRHGRFQARLSDLITRHHSRWRPMVITPYVYEWQGPHTVSLNHEVQQVVWVPLAYLSAEENQSRLPWRTPLGTLNMPCCRYQDYCIWGLSYSMLQEFLTQGTKR from the coding sequence GTGGCAACCAAACGCTGGGCCAGCACCTTGCGGCCCAAGAAGCTACCGCTCCGGCGGCGCCTGACCCGCGCCTCCGTAGCGCTGATCTACCGACAAGCTGAAAACGGTGGAACAGAATTGCTGTTCATCCAACGGGCCCGCCGGGAAGGCGATCCCTGGTCCGGAGACATGGCCTTCCCAGGAGGCCGACTCCAGCCGGAAGACGCCACAACCCGGTCGGCCGCGGAACGGGAAACTCTTGAGGAAACCGGAGTTGACCTGATTCGCCACGGCCGCTTCCAGGCTCGGCTATCCGATCTGATTACCCGCCACCATAGCCGCTGGCGCCCCATGGTGATCACACCCTACGTCTACGAATGGCAAGGCCCGCATACTGTCTCGCTGAACCACGAAGTTCAGCAAGTGGTGTGGGTTCCCCTCGCCTACCTCTCCGCGGAAGAGAACCAGAGCAGGCTGCCCTGGCGCACGCCTCTGGGCACATTGAACATGCCCTGCTGTCGGTATCAGGATTACTGCATCTGGGGGCTCAGTTACAGCATGCTGCAGGAGTTTCTGACACAGGGAACCAAGAGATAA
- a CDS encoding NADP-dependent oxidoreductase, whose product MSTYKAINLVKRPAGKIGPELFEVVEKTVPEPTDGEILVRQTYMSLDPAMMGWMSEDTDSYIPRVELGDVMRSSGIGEVVASRHPDFAEGDQVIGMFGWQEMALMDGAGVNKVDKNLPPEMALSVFALPGLTATQGLYGYGHPKKGETLVVSGAAGSVGSIVGQLAKADGLRVIGVVGSDEKADWIVNELGFDGAVNYKTDDLGAKLDELTPQGIDVYFENTGGPIQDYVFERMNAHGRVVVCGMIADYTAATPRPGPNWMRIIKKRLSIQGFTMPDHRDKTKELHAKLTPYVQNGQIKYRTHVLEGLESAMSGLSLFLTGDNKGKLMVKF is encoded by the coding sequence ATGAGTACCTACAAAGCGATAAACCTTGTGAAGCGGCCTGCCGGGAAGATTGGTCCGGAGCTGTTCGAAGTAGTGGAAAAGACCGTCCCGGAACCCACTGATGGCGAGATCTTGGTTCGGCAGACTTACATGTCCCTGGATCCGGCCATGATGGGCTGGATGAGCGAAGACACCGACAGCTACATTCCACGGGTGGAACTCGGCGATGTAATGCGCTCATCGGGCATTGGTGAAGTGGTGGCCTCCCGCCATCCGGATTTTGCCGAGGGTGATCAGGTTATCGGGATGTTTGGCTGGCAGGAAATGGCCCTGATGGATGGTGCGGGTGTGAATAAGGTGGACAAAAACCTGCCGCCGGAAATGGCGCTGTCGGTGTTTGCCCTGCCAGGTCTGACGGCTACTCAGGGGCTGTACGGTTATGGCCACCCCAAGAAGGGTGAGACCCTTGTGGTGTCCGGCGCGGCCGGCTCCGTTGGTTCAATCGTGGGCCAGCTGGCCAAAGCCGATGGTCTGCGAGTGATTGGCGTGGTTGGCAGCGACGAGAAGGCCGACTGGATCGTCAACGAGCTTGGTTTTGACGGCGCGGTGAACTACAAGACCGACGATTTGGGTGCGAAACTGGACGAATTGACGCCGCAAGGAATCGACGTCTACTTCGAGAACACCGGTGGCCCGATCCAGGACTATGTGTTCGAGCGGATGAATGCCCATGGCCGTGTGGTGGTGTGTGGCATGATCGCCGACTACACCGCGGCTACTCCGCGCCCGGGCCCGAACTGGATGCGCATCATCAAGAAGCGCCTGTCGATTCAGGGCTTCACCATGCCCGATCACCGGGACAAGACCAAAGAGCTTCACGCCAAGCTCACGCCCTATGTTCAGAATGGCCAGATCAAGTACCGGACTCACGTTCTGGAAGGCCTGGAATCGGCCATGAGTGGTCTGTCGCTGTTCCTGACCGGCGACAACAAGGGCAAGCTGATGGTTAAGTTCTAG
- a CDS encoding alpha/beta hydrolase — MDSMSDGLELASDNRSPASGSPRGEWVIAPGAKPERRILYIHGGSWIAGSPKSHRAITDRLSRLTQACVFAIDYRLMPENRYLDGIIDCQRAYRWLLDNGPDGKASADFLVVAGDSAGGSHTLGLIAWIRDQGLQAPTAAIALSPSTELMLTSLGSRANLESDVMLGPTVKKMARIPMPLLWWGTVLGMRVLPTSPIASPLRGRLHGLPPTLIHVSESELLLENAQRYVEKARAAGSPVELKTWPDMVHVWHLFTPLLPEAEEAFEHIGAFLNRVERAHG; from the coding sequence ATGGACAGCATGAGCGATGGCCTGGAACTGGCCTCGGACAACCGTTCACCGGCCAGTGGTTCACCCAGAGGCGAGTGGGTTATCGCACCCGGGGCAAAACCCGAGCGGCGCATTCTCTACATTCACGGTGGTTCCTGGATTGCTGGCAGCCCCAAAAGCCATCGCGCCATTACCGACCGGTTGTCCCGGCTAACCCAGGCCTGCGTATTCGCAATCGATTACCGGCTGATGCCAGAAAACCGCTACCTGGACGGCATCATCGATTGCCAGCGGGCCTATCGCTGGCTACTGGACAACGGTCCGGATGGTAAGGCTTCAGCCGATTTCCTGGTGGTTGCGGGCGACTCTGCCGGTGGCAGCCATACCCTGGGCCTTATCGCCTGGATACGGGACCAGGGCCTGCAAGCACCGACCGCCGCGATTGCCCTGTCACCGTCCACCGAGCTGATGCTGACTTCCCTGGGCAGCCGGGCCAATCTGGAATCCGATGTCATGCTGGGGCCGACCGTGAAAAAAATGGCCCGAATACCCATGCCACTGCTGTGGTGGGGAACCGTGCTGGGCATGCGGGTACTGCCCACCAGCCCGATAGCATCACCCCTGCGGGGACGATTACACGGGCTGCCGCCCACGCTGATTCACGTCAGCGAATCGGAACTGTTACTGGAGAACGCGCAGCGCTACGTTGAGAAAGCGCGGGCTGCTGGCTCGCCGGTAGAACTGAAAACCTGGCCAGACATGGTGCATGTCTGGCATCTGTTCACGCCGTTGTTGCCAGAAGCGGAAGAGGCGTTCGAGCACATCGGCGCATTTCTGAATCGAGTGGAGAGAGCCCATGGCTGA
- a CDS encoding cold shock and DUF1294 domain-containing protein, with the protein MDHRGLLAAWSDDKGFGFITPAIGGERVFAHISAYAGRGRPSANREVRYSLTEDSQGRIRAGQFQYTGIGKLGASVAPGFWLALLVAVGVIGGLSSAYEFGYVPVIVPAAYAAMSLLALIMYAIDKAAAVKGRRRVPENRLHLFELLGGWPGALIGQQLFRHKTRKGSFQLGFWLCVILNVGVLGWLLLCPEAALARGTLGINPLELGWW; encoded by the coding sequence TTGGATCATCGAGGATTGCTTGCCGCCTGGAGCGACGATAAGGGCTTCGGCTTCATAACCCCTGCTATCGGCGGCGAGCGCGTTTTCGCCCATATCAGCGCCTATGCCGGGCGTGGCCGGCCATCGGCAAACCGGGAAGTGAGGTACTCGCTCACGGAAGACTCTCAGGGCCGAATACGGGCTGGGCAGTTTCAGTACACAGGTATTGGAAAACTCGGTGCGAGTGTCGCGCCAGGTTTCTGGCTGGCTCTGCTGGTGGCTGTCGGCGTGATTGGTGGCCTGAGCAGCGCGTATGAGTTCGGCTATGTGCCCGTGATCGTGCCGGCGGCTTACGCGGCAATGAGTCTGCTCGCATTGATCATGTACGCGATCGACAAAGCGGCTGCCGTGAAAGGCCGACGGCGTGTGCCGGAGAATCGCCTGCACCTGTTCGAATTGCTCGGTGGTTGGCCTGGAGCCTTGATCGGCCAGCAGCTATTTCGCCACAAAACCCGTAAGGGGTCGTTTCAGCTCGGCTTCTGGCTGTGTGTCATCCTGAACGTTGGTGTGCTTGGCTGGCTACTCCTTTGCCCGGAGGCGGCGCTTGCTCGGGGGACGCTCGGAATCAATCCTTTGGAATTGGGTTGGTGGTGA
- a CDS encoding DnaJ domain-containing protein: MSLFAALWLRSLPRKQRGPAAIKLSLIVGTVIVVLLAVTGRLHFLFALLAFLYPLLRRVLPSLLTGGLTGGAKAKPGNQSHVSSEVLEMSLDHDSGTMDGTILTGPMAGRTLSDLGESEFLELLRYCRAQDEDSARLLESYLDRRFGDSWRADDEAGPESGESAGGGNASGPLTESEALDILGLEPGASREEIIQAHRRMMQKLHPDHGGSNYLAARINEAKECLLR; encoded by the coding sequence ATGTCGTTGTTTGCGGCTTTGTGGCTGCGCAGCCTGCCGCGGAAACAACGGGGGCCGGCGGCCATCAAATTGTCGTTAATCGTGGGTACCGTGATCGTAGTGCTGTTGGCTGTGACTGGCCGTTTGCACTTTTTGTTCGCCTTACTGGCGTTTCTTTATCCGCTGCTGCGCCGGGTGCTGCCGTCTCTTCTGACGGGAGGCCTGACCGGCGGCGCCAAGGCCAAGCCGGGCAACCAGTCCCATGTTTCCAGCGAAGTTCTGGAAATGAGCCTGGACCATGACTCCGGAACCATGGACGGCACGATTTTGACGGGCCCCATGGCGGGCCGGACACTGTCGGACCTGGGCGAAAGCGAGTTCCTTGAGCTGTTACGCTATTGTCGGGCGCAGGATGAGGACTCGGCCCGGTTGCTGGAATCCTACCTTGATCGACGGTTTGGTGACTCCTGGCGCGCGGATGACGAGGCTGGTCCTGAAAGCGGAGAATCCGCTGGGGGCGGCAATGCCAGTGGCCCGCTGACCGAGAGCGAAGCCCTGGACATTCTGGGCCTGGAACCCGGTGCCAGTCGGGAAGAAATTATTCAGGCGCACCGCCGGATGATGCAGAAATTGCACCCGGATCATGGTGGCAGTAACTACCTGGCCGCGCGCATCAATGAAGCGAAAGAGTGCCTGTTGAGGTGA
- a CDS encoding SDR family oxidoreductase, which produces MHVFIAGANGQIGQHLLQEMANSDHEARALIRHPDQGPDLQQLGATETVVGDLEHDCSEAMRGCDAVIFTAGSGPHTGPDKTIDVDQDGAIRLVDTARAMGIKRFIMVSTMRAEEPEKGPEKLQHYLRAKHNADEHLKNSGLNYTIVRPGRLTDEDGSGTVALSARLEEFGEIPRQDVARVLLAVLDSDNTTDAVFDVVSGDTPVPEALAKL; this is translated from the coding sequence ATGCATGTGTTCATAGCAGGAGCCAACGGACAGATCGGACAACACCTGTTGCAGGAAATGGCAAACAGCGACCATGAGGCACGTGCGCTGATCCGGCACCCGGACCAGGGGCCGGATTTGCAGCAGCTGGGCGCCACGGAAACCGTGGTGGGCGATCTTGAGCACGACTGTAGCGAGGCCATGAGAGGCTGCGATGCGGTTATTTTTACCGCAGGCTCCGGCCCTCATACAGGCCCGGATAAAACCATCGATGTGGATCAGGATGGTGCTATCCGGCTGGTGGATACCGCCAGGGCGATGGGTATCAAACGGTTCATCATGGTAAGCACCATGCGCGCGGAGGAGCCGGAAAAAGGGCCTGAAAAACTCCAGCATTACCTGAGGGCCAAGCACAACGCCGATGAGCACCTGAAGAACAGCGGCCTGAATTACACCATTGTTCGACCGGGCCGGCTCACCGATGAAGACGGCTCTGGCACGGTTGCGCTCAGTGCCAGACTGGAGGAGTTCGGTGAAATTCCTCGCCAGGATGTTGCCCGGGTGCTGCTGGCGGTGCTGGATTCGGACAACACCACTGACGCTGTGTTTGATGTGGTATCTGGTGATACGCCAGTACCTGAGGCATTGGCGAAACTCTGA
- a CDS encoding DUF6635 family protein, producing MSDATSSEHTISEAEIKQAIRSGIQGYFDDCRARVPAFIDRHFHYPGAIATNRMALGWDMIRAPINLLWAPVYALACLVKILVRNRAGLGWLHRLADRVPAGFTTRVQEHISSLIQHELLNKGRVKTPSENSLLESYLIEALEAVYARHSSEPVDPQRFIKLIEPLVADALSQYRVTRTASADITNSISCTVLGAFAFQKFTPGGIGLGVVLASILAKTMAARDFILGETIGGWYYSVFPPEPSLATTASVMVAVMAALAAFAALSGVISDPVQAAIGLHRRRLHKLLDHLERDVSLSTQSSFRPKDQYVARILDTFDMIKSGLI from the coding sequence ATGTCCGATGCCACATCGAGCGAACACACTATCTCCGAAGCCGAGATAAAGCAGGCCATCCGTTCAGGCATCCAGGGCTACTTCGACGACTGCCGAGCGCGGGTACCGGCGTTTATCGACCGTCATTTTCACTACCCGGGAGCCATTGCCACCAACCGGATGGCGCTGGGCTGGGACATGATACGAGCGCCCATCAATTTGCTGTGGGCACCGGTTTACGCCCTGGCCTGCCTGGTGAAAATCCTGGTTCGCAATCGAGCAGGCCTTGGCTGGCTGCATCGATTGGCCGATCGCGTGCCCGCAGGCTTTACCACCCGAGTGCAGGAGCACATCTCAAGCCTGATTCAGCACGAATTGCTGAACAAGGGCCGGGTGAAGACCCCCTCCGAAAACAGCCTGCTGGAGAGCTACCTGATTGAGGCTCTGGAAGCCGTTTACGCCCGCCATAGCTCCGAGCCGGTCGATCCCCAACGCTTCATCAAGCTCATTGAGCCACTGGTCGCCGACGCGCTCAGCCAGTACCGGGTAACCCGGACGGCCTCTGCCGATATCACCAACAGCATTTCCTGCACCGTGCTGGGCGCCTTCGCGTTCCAGAAATTCACGCCCGGTGGCATTGGACTCGGGGTGGTGCTTGCGTCCATTCTGGCCAAAACCATGGCCGCCCGGGACTTTATTCTGGGCGAAACGATCGGCGGCTGGTACTACAGCGTATTTCCACCAGAGCCCTCGCTGGCGACCACCGCCAGTGTGATGGTAGCGGTCATGGCCGCCCTGGCAGCCTTTGCAGCATTGTCCGGAGTCATTTCGGACCCGGTGCAGGCAGCCATAGGCCTGCATCGCCGGCGTCTGCACAAGCTGCTGGACCACTTGGAACGGGATGTCTCACTGAGCACCCAAAGCAGCTTTCGCCCAAAGGACCAGTATGTGGCACGGATTCTGGACACCTTTGACATGATCAAATCGGGTTTAATCTAA
- a CDS encoding VWA domain-containing protein — protein sequence MPDKELRTKSDKQSIEQFIHQVQKLPKGGGVKGRLIFALDATASREATWDEACHLQSELFLATKDLGGLAIQLCYYRGFREFKATGFVTETGQLLSLMNGVSCLGGRTQISRVLAHAVSETRTQPVKAVVFIGDCCEEPVDELCHTAGELGMLRTPVFMFHEGDDAHARAVFQQVSKLSGGAYAPFDRNSPQVLKDLMAAVAVYASGGAKALEDFSSHSSAEVKRLTKQIR from the coding sequence ATGCCCGATAAAGAGCTTCGCACCAAATCCGATAAACAGTCTATCGAACAGTTTATCCATCAGGTCCAGAAATTGCCCAAGGGCGGCGGGGTTAAGGGCCGGCTGATCTTCGCCCTGGACGCCACCGCCAGCCGGGAGGCAACCTGGGACGAGGCCTGCCACTTGCAGAGTGAGCTATTCCTGGCCACCAAGGATCTGGGTGGCCTGGCCATCCAGCTGTGTTATTACCGAGGCTTTCGGGAGTTTAAGGCAACCGGTTTTGTTACGGAAACCGGCCAGCTGCTGAGCCTGATGAACGGTGTGTCTTGCCTGGGTGGCCGCACCCAGATAAGCCGGGTGCTGGCCCACGCGGTGAGTGAAACCCGCACCCAGCCTGTGAAAGCTGTGGTGTTTATTGGCGATTGCTGCGAGGAACCGGTGGACGAGCTTTGCCATACCGCCGGTGAACTGGGCATGCTGCGCACCCCGGTGTTCATGTTCCACGAGGGCGACGATGCCCATGCCCGGGCGGTGTTCCAGCAGGTGAGCAAACTTTCGGGCGGCGCCTATGCGCCGTTTGATCGCAACAGTCCGCAAGTGTTGAAGGATCTTATGGCTGCTGTTGCGGTCTATGCGTCTGGTGGAGCCAAGGCCCTGGAGGATTTTTCCAGCCATAGCTCTGCGGAAGTGAAGCGCCTGACAAAGCAAATCAGATAA
- a CDS encoding YtoQ family protein produces the protein MIWTVYLSGEIHTDWREQIQAGAEAAGLPVEFTAPVTNHEASDAAGDVLGKPDVSFWRDHQSSKVNSIRTKTMLEQCDLAIIRFGDKYKQWNAAFDAGYCAAMGTPYVTLHNDDIIHPLKEVDAAAMAWAQTPEQVVEVLKYVTSAK, from the coding sequence ATGATCTGGACCGTTTATCTTTCCGGCGAAATCCACACCGACTGGCGCGAGCAGATTCAGGCCGGCGCAGAGGCCGCCGGACTGCCGGTGGAATTCACCGCCCCGGTTACCAATCACGAGGCCAGCGATGCCGCCGGTGATGTCCTGGGCAAGCCAGACGTGTCCTTCTGGCGCGACCACCAGTCCTCAAAGGTGAACAGCATTCGCACCAAGACCATGCTGGAGCAATGCGACCTGGCCATCATTCGTTTTGGCGACAAGTACAAGCAATGGAATGCCGCCTTTGATGCAGGCTACTGCGCGGCCATGGGCACGCCCTATGTCACCCTGCACAACGACGACATCATCCACCCGCTCAAGGAAGTAGACGCTGCGGCCATGGCCTGGGCGCAAACACCTGAGCAAGTGGTTGAAGTCCTGAAATACGTTACCAGCGCCAAGTAA
- a CDS encoding GatB/YqeY domain-containing protein: MAEGSLKEQLASAVKDAMRNKDKLRLTTLRMAQAAVKQIEIDERRDLSDEDVLKVLDKMLKQRRDAASQYDDAGRPELGDKERAEMVIIEEFMPAALSEDDLDSLIRSALSSTDAQGMQDMGKVMNELKPQVLGRVDMGHLSKKVRAALAG, translated from the coding sequence ATGGCGGAAGGATCGCTCAAGGAACAATTGGCCAGCGCGGTAAAAGACGCGATGCGCAACAAGGACAAACTCCGGCTTACCACCCTGCGTATGGCGCAGGCTGCGGTGAAACAGATCGAGATCGATGAGCGTCGGGATTTGAGTGACGAAGACGTTCTGAAGGTGCTGGATAAAATGCTCAAGCAGCGCCGGGATGCCGCCAGTCAGTACGACGATGCCGGCCGCCCGGAGCTGGGCGACAAAGAGCGTGCGGAAATGGTGATCATCGAGGAGTTCATGCCCGCTGCACTGTCCGAGGATGACCTGGATAGCCTGATCCGATCGGCCCTTAGTTCCACCGACGCACAGGGCATGCAGGACATGGGCAAAGTTATGAACGAACTGAAGCCCCAGGTCCTGGGTCGGGTTGATATGGGCCATTTGAGCAAGAAAGTGCGAGCAGCGCTGGCGGGTTGA
- a CDS encoding HPP family protein, with amino-acid sequence MSRRNEKLRWQLVSGVLQTLHLERLTAKYSATAVMAVFNLVNSGFSIALVAVLALVTQEAFIFPSLGATAFILFHVPMAQAASPRNVLCGHFIGAVMGLASLYTFGLHDAPSAFLTGVDVARVGAVAMAMGLTGCLMVALDMVHPPAGATALIVSLGLMPHLEQLPVLMAGVFLLLAHAFAINRLAGIAYPLWSSRHQGAKSMHART; translated from the coding sequence ATGAGTCGAAGGAACGAGAAACTACGTTGGCAACTCGTCAGCGGCGTGCTTCAAACGCTTCACCTTGAGCGATTGACGGCAAAATATAGCGCCACCGCGGTCATGGCTGTGTTCAACCTGGTGAACAGTGGCTTCAGTATCGCACTAGTCGCCGTGTTGGCTCTGGTAACGCAGGAAGCCTTCATCTTCCCGTCGCTCGGCGCCACGGCGTTCATCCTGTTTCATGTACCGATGGCCCAGGCCGCATCACCGCGCAATGTTTTGTGCGGGCACTTTATCGGCGCCGTCATGGGGCTTGCCAGCCTTTATACATTCGGATTGCATGATGCTCCATCAGCGTTCCTAACCGGTGTGGATGTTGCCCGTGTCGGCGCTGTTGCGATGGCAATGGGCCTGACGGGGTGCTTGATGGTGGCGCTCGACATGGTGCATCCACCAGCCGGCGCAACGGCCCTGATCGTGTCCTTGGGTCTCATGCCTCACCTTGAACAACTCCCGGTGTTGATGGCTGGCGTATTTCTACTGCTTGCACACGCCTTTGCGATCAACCGCCTGGCCGGGATCGCTTACCCCCTTTGGTCATCCAGACACCAGGGGGCCAAATCGATGCACGCTAGAACTTAA